The bacterium genome segment CCCGCGACCCCGAGTTCGCGGAGAACTTCGAAATCGGATACGCCGACTTCAAGATCGGGGTCCTGCTCAAGCAGATCCGGGAAAGCGCCGGTCTGACCCAGGAAGAGGTGGCGAAGAAGCTGAATACCCGAAAATCGGCGATCTCCCGGATTGAGAACCACGCCGAGGACATCCGTCTCTCCACCCTGGAGAGGTTCGCCAAGGCTCTGGGAAGGCGGATCAAAGTTCAGGTTACCTGATCGCCGAGGAGTTGGATCTTCCAGTGCCCATTTTTAACCATCCGGAAGGCGATCTTCAGGCAATCCCAGACCAGCCATGCTCTGGGATGTCCGTCATGCCCGTGAAAGACCCCGGTGGATATTCCCTACCGGGATTTTTACTTGGGTAATGGGAGACTCGAATCCACAACACCTTGGTGTTGTCCCGGTTCAAAGAACCGGGATCGTCCCCGCAGATAAGGCCGAAGGGGAGTTCCCACTCCGGCCTTTGTT includes the following:
- a CDS encoding helix-turn-helix transcriptional regulator, which gives rise to MSDVKKYVAERKTRDPEFAENFEIGYADFKIGVLLKQIRESAGLTQEEVAKKLNTRKSAISRIENHAEDIRLSTLERFAKALGRRIKVQVT